From one Bacteroidales bacterium genomic stretch:
- a CDS encoding 3-phosphoglycerate dehydrogenase has protein sequence MTKVLVATEKPFAKVAVDGIRKIVEDAGFTLALLENYKSQDDLIKAVADADALIVRSDKVTKEVVDAAKKLKIVVRAGAGYDNLDLAACTAKGVVAMNTPGQNSNAVAELAFQMMLFHARKGFAGASGTELRGKTLGIQAYGNIGRYMAKIAQGFGMNIISFSRSVSAEQMKADGVTKVNTLEELYKKAQYVSTHIPANDQTKKSINYGLLSLMPKNAVLINTARKEIINEEDLLKLMNERSDFSYLTDVAPDAHDKFKKFEGRYIATEKKMGAQTAEANINAGLAAANQIVNFIKKGDKTFQVNK, from the coding sequence ATGACTAAAGTATTAGTAGCAACTGAAAAACCATTTGCAAAAGTTGCAGTTGACGGAATTAGAAAAATTGTCGAAGATGCTGGATTTACCCTTGCTCTTCTTGAAAACTATAAAAGCCAAGACGACTTAATTAAAGCTGTAGCTGACGCTGACGCTTTAATAGTTCGTAGCGATAAAGTTACAAAAGAGGTTGTTGATGCAGCCAAAAAACTTAAAATTGTTGTACGCGCAGGTGCAGGATATGACAACTTAGACCTAGCTGCATGTACAGCAAAAGGAGTTGTAGCAATGAACACTCCCGGACAAAACTCAAATGCTGTTGCCGAACTTGCTTTTCAAATGATGCTTTTCCACGCACGTAAAGGTTTCGCAGGAGCTTCCGGCACAGAACTTAGAGGTAAAACTCTTGGTATTCAAGCATATGGTAATATCGGAAGATATATGGCAAAAATAGCTCAAGGTTTTGGCATGAATATTATATCATTCTCACGTAGCGTATCAGCCGAACAAATGAAAGCAGACGGCGTTACAAAAGTTAATACTCTTGAAGAGTTGTACAAAAAAGCCCAATATGTGTCAACTCATATACCTGCAAACGATCAAACCAAAAAATCAATTAATTATGGTCTATTATCGTTAATGCCTAAAAATGCTGTTTTAATCAACACTGCACGTAAAGAGATTATCAACGAAGAGGATTTGTTGAAACTTATGAATGAGCGTTCAGACTTTTCTTACCTAACTGACGTAGCACCTGATGCACACGATAAGTTTAAAAAATTCGAAGGAAGATATATCGCTACAGAAAAGAAAATGGGAGCGCAAACAGCAGAAGCAAATATTAATGCAGGATTAGCAGCTGCAAATCAAATTGTTAACTTTATTAAAAAAGGAGACAAAACTTTCCAAGTAAACAAATAA
- a CDS encoding SLC13 family permease — MSTVFIVLFITAALFVWGKIRSDIVALCSLVSLVLLGILTPSEALTGFSNPIVIMMVALFIVGGAIFQTGLAKSVSTYLLQFAGKSKIKIFFLIMLVTALFGSFVSNTGTVALLMPVVISMAKMAEVNSRRLLMPMAFASSMGGMMTLIGTPPNMIISNTLAENGFEPLSFFSFTPVGIITVVVGVGSMWFLTKVLDKTDRKNKRGDDESGVKSPQQLINEYQIAENLFRVEVLKDTSILNKKLNELTVTQEYDISVIEIRKLPSYNKRRPFNHIDEQKMARPESIIEDGDYLYIFGNFENVQKFVLDYNLRFVDAREKQRPIFSGKFKFSEIGIAEVVVMSNSKHVNKSVRETGFRKNYYVNVLSIRRRDSFIYKNIKDVVIQSGDVLLVQGDWRDIARLNREESDIVVVGQPETEASKVLLDHKAPIAATIMILMVITMSFNILEPVIATLLAALAMILTGCFRNVEAAYRTINWESIFLFAAMIPLAIAMEKTGASAAISGGIVGALNPYGPVLVMAGIYLATSFLTMFISNTATAVLFAPIAMQTALTLGVSPYPFLFAVTVAASMCFASPFSTPPNALVMSAGRYKFMDYVKVGLPLQTILMIIMIFVLPLLFPF, encoded by the coding sequence ATGTCCACAGTTTTTATCGTCCTCTTTATTACAGCCGCACTATTCGTCTGGGGGAAAATTCGATCCGATATTGTTGCGCTATGTTCCCTGGTATCACTCGTATTGCTGGGGATTCTCACGCCATCTGAGGCGCTTACAGGTTTTTCAAATCCTATTGTTATCATGATGGTGGCTCTGTTTATAGTCGGTGGAGCCATTTTTCAGACAGGATTGGCTAAATCAGTGAGCACGTACCTACTGCAATTTGCAGGTAAAAGCAAAATAAAAATATTTTTTCTTATTATGCTTGTCACGGCTCTTTTTGGGTCATTTGTAAGCAATACTGGTACCGTGGCGTTGCTAATGCCAGTTGTTATCAGCATGGCAAAAATGGCTGAGGTGAACTCTCGTCGTTTGCTAATGCCTATGGCTTTTGCCAGCAGCATGGGAGGAATGATGACACTGATAGGTACACCTCCCAACATGATTATTAGCAACACATTAGCAGAAAACGGTTTTGAACCATTATCTTTCTTTTCATTTACTCCGGTGGGAATTATTACGGTAGTCGTAGGAGTTGGTTCCATGTGGTTTCTAACCAAAGTTCTTGATAAAACAGATAGAAAAAATAAAAGAGGAGATGACGAAAGCGGAGTAAAATCACCGCAGCAACTTATAAACGAATATCAGATAGCTGAAAATCTTTTTCGCGTAGAGGTGTTAAAAGACACATCTATACTTAATAAAAAACTCAACGAACTTACTGTAACTCAAGAGTATGATATATCTGTCATTGAAATAAGAAAGTTGCCTTCTTATAACAAAAGAAGACCATTTAATCATATAGATGAGCAAAAAATGGCTAGGCCTGAAAGTATTATTGAAGATGGTGATTATCTGTATATTTTCGGTAATTTTGAGAATGTCCAAAAATTCGTTCTCGACTACAATCTTCGCTTTGTAGATGCACGAGAAAAACAGCGTCCCATTTTCTCGGGGAAATTTAAATTTAGTGAAATTGGAATTGCCGAAGTAGTTGTTATGTCCAACTCAAAGCATGTTAACAAAAGTGTAAGAGAGACTGGATTTAGGAAAAACTACTATGTAAACGTACTAAGTATCAGACGCAGAGACAGCTTTATTTATAAAAATATCAAAGATGTGGTTATACAATCCGGCGACGTGTTGCTTGTACAAGGCGACTGGAGAGATATAGCCAGACTGAATCGCGAGGAATCTGATATTGTTGTAGTTGGACAGCCCGAAACGGAAGCGTCTAAAGTTCTGCTTGACCACAAAGCACCTATAGCTGCTACAATAATGATTTTGATGGTAATAACTATGTCTTTTAACATCCTCGAACCCGTTATTGCAACTCTGTTGGCTGCGTTGGCTATGATTCTTACAGGATGTTTCAGAAACGTAGAAGCAGCTTACCGCACTATTAATTGGGAGAGTATTTTTCTTTTTGCAGCTATGATTCCGCTTGCTATTGCTATGGAAAAGACAGGAGCCTCTGCGGCTATCTCGGGCGGGATTGTGGGCGCTCTTAATCCCTACGGTCCTGTGTTGGTTATGGCGGGAATATATTTAGCAACATCGTTTTTAACTATGTTTATTAGCAATACAGCTACAGCTGTGCTTTTTGCACCTATTGCCATGCAAACAGCTCTAACATTGGGTGTAAGCCCATATCCTTTCCTTTTTGCGGTAACGGTAGCCGCCAGTATGTGTTTTGCAAGTCCATTTTCCACTCCACCCAATGCCTTAGTTATGTCGGCAGGTAGATATAAGTTTATGGATTATGTTAAAGTGGGACTTCCATTACAAACAATTTTAATGATAATTATGATTTTTGTACTACCGTTGTTATTTCCATTTTAA
- a CDS encoding DUF1015 domain-containing protein yields the protein MMRIKPFQGVRPPKELAKEVAARPYDVMNSKEAKKEAGEKSLLHITRPEIDFDPFIDEHSQEAYDKAVENYKKWKKNGWLVKDSKEKYYIYAQTMDGRTQYGLVAACHFEDYMDGKILKHELTRVDKEEDRMIHVRNQNANIEPVFFSYRAVKEMDDLVSNFVKNNKPVYDFVAEDGFGHIFWVVDDTATINKITEIFSKIPALYVADGHHRTAAAARVGQEKKKNNPKHTGKEEYNYFLAVIFPDNQLKIIDYNRVVKDLNGLTTQQFIEKLKVDFEVKEMGTEIYKPNKLHNFSMYIDGKWYSLTAKPGTYNDNDPIGVLDVTVLSNLILDKILGIKDLRTSNRVDFVGGIRGLGELKKRVDSGEMKAAFALYAVTMKQLIDIADTGNIMPPKTTWFEPKLRSGLVIHELE from the coding sequence ATTATGAGAATAAAACCATTCCAAGGAGTACGCCCTCCAAAAGAATTAGCTAAAGAGGTTGCAGCACGTCCATACGACGTAATGAACTCTAAAGAAGCCAAAAAGGAAGCTGGCGAAAAATCATTATTACATATTACCAGACCCGAAATTGATTTTGACCCCTTTATTGATGAACACTCACAAGAAGCTTATGATAAGGCTGTTGAAAACTATAAAAAGTGGAAGAAAAATGGTTGGTTAGTAAAAGATAGTAAAGAGAAATACTATATCTACGCTCAAACCATGGACGGAAGAACACAGTACGGTTTAGTTGCAGCTTGCCATTTCGAAGATTATATGGACGGCAAAATATTGAAACACGAGCTTACACGAGTTGACAAAGAGGAAGACAGAATGATTCACGTTCGTAACCAAAATGCCAATATCGAACCTGTTTTCTTCTCGTACCGTGCTGTAAAAGAGATGGACGATCTTGTAAGCAATTTTGTTAAAAACAACAAGCCTGTTTACGATTTTGTTGCAGAAGACGGTTTTGGACATATTTTCTGGGTAGTTGACGATACAGCAACAATTAATAAAATTACCGAAATATTTTCAAAAATACCTGCTCTTTACGTAGCAGACGGACATCACAGAACTGCGGCTGCTGCACGTGTTGGTCAAGAGAAAAAGAAAAATAATCCAAAACACACTGGAAAAGAAGAGTACAACTACTTTTTGGCAGTTATTTTCCCTGATAATCAGCTGAAAATTATCGACTATAACCGTGTTGTAAAAGATTTAAACGGCTTGACAACTCAACAGTTTATCGAGAAACTAAAAGTTGATTTTGAAGTTAAAGAGATGGGTACAGAAATTTACAAACCAAACAAACTTCACAACTTTAGTATGTATATTGATGGGAAATGGTACTCGTTAACAGCTAAGCCCGGTACTTATAACGATAACGATCCTATTGGAGTTTTAGACGTTACCGTTTTATCTAATTTAATATTAGACAAAATATTAGGTATCAAAGATTTAAGAACATCAAATAGAGTTGATTTTGTAGGTGGTATCCGCGGTTTAGGTGAGCTTAAAAAACGTGTTGATAGTGGCGAAATGAAAGCTGCTTTTGCTCTATACGCAGTGACAATGAAACAGTTAATTGACATTGCTGATACAGGCAACATTATGCCTCCAAAAACTACATGGTTTGAACCTAAACTACGTAGTGGCTTAGTAATACACGAATTAGAATAA
- the serC gene encoding 3-phosphoserine/phosphohydroxythreonine transaminase — translation MRKHIFNAGPCKLPDVTLKNTSKAILELESCGQSIMEVSHRSKDFQAVMDETVALFKEVLNIPENYHVLFLGGGASTQFAMIPFNFLKKKAAYVNSGVWSTTAIKEAKLFGEVEIIASSEDKNHTYYPKGFKIPKDVDYLHITSNNTIYGTEIFEDLDSPVPLIADMSSDILSRPLNVSKYSLIYGGAQKNLGPAGVTFVIIKDELMQKVVADRPIPTMLKYETHIKKGSMHNTPPCVNIFALRETLKWIKANGGVKAMEKLAKERADLLYAEIDRNKMFTAPVEKGSRSRMNIVFTIKPEYKEFEEEFLKLCASKNIVGVKGHRNVGGFRASTYNACTIEDVKALIAAMQEFEKQKA, via the coding sequence ATGAGAAAACACATTTTCAATGCAGGACCTTGCAAATTGCCAGATGTAACATTAAAGAACACTTCAAAAGCTATTCTTGAGCTAGAAAGCTGTGGTCAATCAATTATGGAAGTATCACATAGAAGCAAAGACTTCCAAGCAGTAATGGACGAAACTGTTGCTTTATTCAAAGAGGTTTTGAACATTCCTGAAAATTACCATGTTCTGTTTTTAGGCGGTGGCGCAAGCACTCAATTTGCAATGATACCATTCAACTTCCTGAAAAAGAAAGCTGCTTATGTTAACAGCGGTGTTTGGTCAACAACAGCCATTAAAGAGGCTAAATTATTTGGAGAGGTTGAAATAATTGCTTCATCAGAAGACAAAAATCACACCTACTATCCAAAAGGATTCAAAATTCCTAAAGATGTAGATTACTTGCATATTACAAGCAATAACACTATATATGGTACTGAAATTTTCGAAGATCTCGACAGCCCGGTACCCCTTATTGCAGATATGTCATCAGATATTTTGAGCCGTCCATTAAACGTTTCAAAATACTCTCTAATTTATGGTGGAGCACAGAAAAACCTTGGACCCGCAGGCGTGACATTTGTTATTATAAAAGACGAATTGATGCAGAAAGTTGTTGCTGACAGACCAATTCCTACAATGCTTAAATATGAAACACACATCAAAAAAGGTTCAATGCACAACACACCTCCTTGCGTTAACATCTTTGCACTACGCGAAACATTGAAATGGATTAAAGCTAACGGTGGCGTAAAAGCAATGGAAAAACTTGCAAAAGAGCGCGCTGATTTGCTTTATGCTGAAATTGACAGAAATAAAATGTTTACAGCTCCGGTTGAAAAAGGTTCTCGTTCAAGAATGAACATTGTTTTCACAATCAAACCTGAATACAAAGAGTTTGAAGAAGAGTTTTTAAAATTATGTGCAAGCAAAAACATTGTAGGTGTTAAAGGACACCGCAACGTTGGAGGATTCCGAGCATCAACCTATAATGCATGTACAATTGAAGATGTAAAAGCTTTAATTGCTGCAATGCAAGAGTTTGAAAAACAAAAAGCATAA